A genome region from Arachis duranensis cultivar V14167 chromosome 6, aradu.V14167.gnm2.J7QH, whole genome shotgun sequence includes the following:
- the LOC107495010 gene encoding protein RADIALIS-like 2 isoform X5, which produces MASSSMSSSGSWSAKDNKAFERALAVYDKDTPDRWYNVARAVGGKTPDEVKHHYALLLRDVGYIESGQVPFPKYKTNGGSN; this is translated from the coding sequence ATGGCATCGAGTTCAATGTCATCTTCAGGGTCATGGAGTGCTAAGGACAATAAGGCCTTTGAAAGGGCATTGGCGGTTTATGATAAGGACACCCCTGACCGTTGGTACAACGTTGCTCGCGCCGTTGGCGGAAAAACTCCCGACGAAGTTAAGCACCACTACGCACTTCTCCTCCGAGATGTTGGCTACATAGAATCTGGGCAAGTGCCATTTCCAAAGTACAAGACAAATGGAGGCTCTAATTAG